The nucleotide sequence AAAGGCCTCAGATGTTTACAACTCCTATAATCTCAGCTGGAGTTTATGGAAATCatagttcaaaacacctggaaAGTTGGATACCCCAgagcaaaatgtgtgtgtgtgtgcgcgcacacacacacacgccaggtTGCAACTCAGAGCCTGGAACTGGACTGCTGAGGAATGACtgaggaggaagtgggagagaagcagCTGTCTTCCCATCTCCAGCGCTGCAGCAAGTGGGATTCCAAGTTGGCAGGTATAGTGGATGAAATGAAGCGACACAGGGCTAGCTGAGGCTGCTTTCTTACATCCCGTTGTCTTGAAGCTGTACTTCAAACGCTTGGGCTGCCTGCAATGCTACTCAgcaccagcaacatctgaaaatgTTGCTGGGGTGACTATAGCGAGGAATGCGCTGTTCTGTATTCAGGAAAGGTGAGCAGTTTTGCTCAGAGCTACTTGTAAAGAGTTACAGGCAGCGTAATGGTCTGACTATTAAAGCCCAGGAATTTGGCAGCATCGTGCAACAAGCTAGTAACATAAAAGATAACGGCAACTGTAATCTACAACTGCCTGCAGCTTCACGGTCTGCAGCTTATGATATATGGCTCTGCTCTATAGTTTGAAGGATGGTGTTTTGGCACTGCGGCCACACACAGCACTTGTTCGAGGATAGCAGATGCCGCTCGTGTGTTCACAAAGGAAGGCTTTTGCATAGCCACCCAGGGCTTCTTGGGAGGAAGGTGCAGGatataaatgtcataaataaatagCCATCATTGGGAAAGCTTCCACCATGAACAAAGACATGCACTAAAAAGAAACAGCTGCAGAGTTTTTCCCATTCAAAATAGGAGATGATTACTCAACCCATTACATTGGCAAAGTCTGCcccttgcctttttttttttcttttatccacaagccccactgaaataaatgggaggcTGGTCTTCATTTCAGCAAAGTATGCGCTGAATAACCCACCTGGGGCTTGCTCCCTGTGCTTCTTACCAGTATGTTGGCTTCTGCAGAGGAAATCCTTTATTAAGATGATGTTCAGAAGAGAAGAATGAGCGGAAGAATGATTGGCAGCAGGGGACTGGTATGGGGTGCTGGGTGGAGTCAGAGTGAGTGACAGGCGGAGTCAACTGATAGAGATCATTGGAGAGTGGAGAATGACGCAGAAGAGGAATTAGCAGAATGTTAGGGACAGCAGTGAGCTGAGACAGAGTGGTGCTAGAGCTGCTGAAGAGAAGAGACAAGCATGCCAGGTTATGACAGGATAATTCTTTGTTATTCTATATTAAAACTCCACTTGGTTAGATGGATTTCCATCCAAAATTATACACCAATTTTAAATTTATGAATGTATTCTGGTCTGGGGGATTCCAAGTTAGCAGATCTCACTCCACATACTGATTTTGAATTGCAGGCAATAAAGGGAAAATCTGAGTCCTCTATGTAAAGGAGTAGGTGGTGACAGCAGGTTGCTCTGGGAAATATTAGGGGAAGCCTGGCCTGGACCAACTGAGGGCCTTGTAGGAGACTCCTGGAATGCCACAGTGCTGTAGCTTCTGAACCATCCAAGCCATCCCTGGTTTTTAAAGACAGTGATACCCTGCAAAGCAGCCCCCATTCCCAAGCAACTTGAATAGGGCTCAAATAAGTGACTGATCCAatgctgccctctgctggtgAATTGGAGCTGAACAACAGAAATTTTTGCAATGGTTCGGGACTCAATAATATTTTGTATTCAACTGCATTACAGATTAAACACTGCAGACAGAACCTCTCCTCCCATCACCTTTCAGCCAGTTCTCACATTCCCCTGCTGGCCATCAAGTGCTCAGCTGTCAAGAGAGAGACGCCTCTGTAAATCAACCCAATGGCATTTTTCCTGACTGGATTTCAGAACTAACACACTAATCCAATTTATATCAGTAattactgagagagagagagaaatgagaatATGAACGTTCACCTTACAGGCTACAGTTTTGCCTTACGCCTTGACATTTCAAGGGCTGCAATGCACTCTTTAACCAGCTGGGTTGCTTCCTTAGCTGTACCCTGGTGCACAGAAAATCCACCGCCCCCATGTCCGTAATTGTGCACCACCAGAAGCTTTCCACTGCCTTGAACCAGTATCTCTTTCTGGACTCTCACGGCTGACCTGGATGGCCTCAGGCCCACCCTCGCCTTTATATCCTGAGCTGCCTGGAGGGATGGCTCAAGAGCACAACATCGGCCAAATATGTCTTTGCTGGTACTGGGATCTGGAGACAGCTTCCAGTTGCCTTTTTGCCGTGTCCCACCTAACGTTATGTTGTGCATCCCTGGGTAGATGTAGGTTAATCCATCGCCATCCCGAATGAAATGTGTTACCCAAGGGGCCTTGACCTTGAGAAGCTGACCTCTGACGGGGTGTATCTCGAGGTCACCCACGAGCTTCCTGGAGCCAATGCCAGAGCAATTCACTATGATGTCATAGTCACTCCGCAGCTCCCATAGGTCTTCGATTTTTCTAGCATGCACCTGGCCCCCATTTCTTTTCAgcctgcaaaggaaaaaaaaaatcaaaatgtgaaaTCATTCTCTATCAGTGTGAATGTTTTGCCTGACTGTTACGCAGGCCAAGGATATAAGATAATTTAGATGGTCTTTGACTAGTGTGAaatagaaagatggaaagaaaaaaaaaccagaaaggtTCCAGTATGCAATCCAGATAATCTCATCCTacttttttaaacaaagaaactgTTGAGAAGAAAAATCAGTGAAGAGATTGAAAAACCTTATGGAACAGAAGTGTACACAAGTCAAATGGGATCCATTTGTATacggaaatttttaatgtttgaagttttattctgttttagtgttctgttgggagctgcccagagtgactggggaaacccagccagatgggcggggtataaatgttaAAATCAATTAACAATTAAAATTAAAGCATGCATTTATAGACATAATGCTGAGTATATCCTATCTCCTTCAGCTATCAGTTCATAGCCACCAGTTCAGTCTAGAGATAAAGTATCCATTCAAATTGTAGAATATCTCATTTATGTAAAGATTCAGGtaggcagccgtgttggtctgatgcagtcgaaatatattaaaaaatataaaaaattgtccagtagcaccttagagaccaactaagtttgttcttggtataagctttcatgtgcatgcacacttcttcagatacacacttcttcatTTATGTAAAGTTAGTGGAACAAAAATCAAAAAGTGTGGCTGCTGTGTGCGTGTTTTGGTAAGTCCCAATGACTCTACAATGTAAGCAGGAAAAATATGCAATTTGAAAAGAATAACAAAGGACTGAACAAGTGGGAAATGTACAACTAATCACAGGTTAGGTGGTCTCCTTCATTCTCCAGCAAAGAGCAGTTTTTCTCCAGCAAAGAGCAGTTTTTCCAGGGATCAGGAAAAATGCTGAGTCAAGATCCAAAGTATCATGCAATTAGTTTTGTGCACCCACAAGAACTTTAGACTTCTGTTTCTTGCACAGTTGCCCACCAATCCACATGTCAATTATGGAACTGAGGAGACTTTCAGAGCTGTTCGTGATTTGGTGCTTGAGATTGCTGTTCAGAAaaacagaagtttttttttttttacccactgTGCAAACTTCTGCTATTTAAAGCAGAAGCTTGCCTGTACAATCCTACTGATGATTCTCACTCCTCTGTGTTTTAATTCCCACAAGTCTGTATTACATAAGAAGCTGAGCTGCACTGCCTGCCTGTTTGCTCTCTGTTTGCCCAATTTGAGGTGGAGGTGGTGTGTAAAGACCTATACAGATTGAGACTCAGGAATTTGAAGGAGCTCCTCTCTCACCGTCTGCCAGCCCAGGCCttaagatttaccgtat is from Podarcis raffonei isolate rPodRaf1 chromosome 3, rPodRaf1.pri, whole genome shotgun sequence and encodes:
- the DDO gene encoding D-aspartate oxidase isoform X1, whose protein sequence is MAKAKIAVIGAGLIGLSTAVCISESVSDCSVTVIADRFTPNTTSDVAAGMLIPHIYPDTPVHQQKQWFKETFDYLSVICNSSEASEAGIHLVSGWQIFKTIPEEKPPFWSDVVLGFRSMTEQEMKKFPQHKCGQAFTTLKCDCPPYLLWLEKRLKRNGGQVHARKIEDLWELRSDYDIIVNCSGIGSRKLVGDLEIHPVRGQLLKVKAPWVTHFIRDGDGLTYIYPGMHNITLGGTRQKGNWKLSPDPSTSKDIFGRCCALEPSLQAAQDIKARVGLRPSRSAVRVQKEILVQGSGKLLVVHNYGHGGGGFSVHQGTAKEATQLVKECIAALEMSRRKAKL
- the DDO gene encoding D-aspartate oxidase isoform X2; this translates as MTEQEMKKFPQHKCGQAFTTLKCDCPPYLLWLEKRLKRNGGQVHARKIEDLWELRSDYDIIVNCSGIGSRKLVGDLEIHPVRGQLLKVKAPWVTHFIRDGDGLTYIYPGMHNITLGGTRQKGNWKLSPDPSTSKDIFGRCCALEPSLQAAQDIKARVGLRPSRSAVRVQKEILVQGSGKLLVVHNYGHGGGGFSVHQGTAKEATQLVKECIAALEMSRRKAKL